Proteins found in one Zea mays cultivar B73 chromosome 1, Zm-B73-REFERENCE-NAM-5.0, whole genome shotgun sequence genomic segment:
- the LOC100383276 gene encoding calcium-transporting ATPase 5, plasma membrane-type isoform X3, protein MIAAAISLTLGMTTEGVDEGWYDGGSIFLAVFLVILVTATSDYRQSLQFRHLNEEKQNIQVEVVRGGKRFGASIFDLVVGDVVPLKIGDQVPADGVLISGHSLAIDESSMTGESKVVHKDQKAPFLMSGCKVADGYGSMLVTGVGTNTEWGQLMANLSEDNGEETPLQVRLNGVATFIGLVGLSVAGAVLVVLWIRYFTGHTENPDGTPQFVAGTTGVKQGFMGAIRILTIAVTIVVVAVPEGLPLAVTLTLAYSMKKMMRDKALVRRLSSCETMGSATTICSDKTGTLTLNKMTVVEAYFAGTKLDPCDDVSQMSDSAASLIIEGIAQNTTGTVFLPEDGGAAELTGSPTEKAILSWGLKIGMDFDDVRTKSSVIHVFPFNSEKKRGAVAVQLDDGVHIHWKGAAEIVLSSCKSWLSVDGSVQSMSAEKHDEFKRSIEDMGANSLRCVAFAYCSFDIEKIPMEDITSWELPEDDLTLLGIIGIKDPCRPGVRDAVRLCTTAGVKVRMVTGDNIETAKAIALECGILDANSVISEPVVIEGKVFREMSESARGEAADKIIVMGRSSPNDKLLLVQALKRKGHVVAVTGDGTNDAPALHEADIGLSMGISGTEVAKESSDIIILDDDFTSVVKVVRWGRSVYANIQKFIQFQLTVNVAALVINVVAAVSSGDVPLNAVELLWVNLIMDTLGALALATEPPTDNLMKRNPVGRREPLVTNIMWRNLFVQALYQVAILLIFDFDGVRILRLQNESRSDAEKITNTFIFNTFVFCQIFNEFNARKPEEKNVFKGVTKNHLFMGIIGITTVFQILIIQFLGKFFKIVRLGWRLWLVSVAIGLVSWPLAYVGKFIPVPVRPLPDYFKPRCCWKPPRRDEEEGGQS, encoded by the exons ATGATAGCTGCTGCCATATCACTAACATTGGGTATGACTACAGAG GGTGTTGATGAAGGATGGTATGATGGCGGAAGTATCTTTTTAGCCGTTTTTCTTGTGATACTTGTTACTG CAACAAGTGATTATAGGCAATCTCTACAGTTTCGACATCTGAATGAGGAGAAACAGAACATACAAGTGGAG GTTGTTAGAGGTGGTAAAAGATTTGGAGCTTCAATCTTTGACCTTGTTGTTGGTGATGTAGTTCCTCTCAAAATTGGTGATCAA GTTCCTGCTGATGGTGTCCTGATATCTGGCCATTCTCTTGCAATAGATGAATCAAGTATGACTGGAGAGTCAAAAGTT GTCCACAAGGATCAAAAGGCACCATTCTTGATGTCTGGTTGCAAGGTTGCAGATGGCTATGGTTCTATGTTG GTAACAGGGGTGGGTACAAATACTGAATGGGGTCAGTTGATGGCTAACCTTTCAGAAGATAATGGTGAAGAAACACCATTACAG GTTCGCTTGAATGGTGTTGCAACTTTTATTGGTTTGGTGGGCTTGTCTGTTGCTGGTGCAGTACTTGTTGTGCTTTGGATAAG GTATTTTACTGGACATACCGAAAATCCTGATGGGACACCTCAATTTGTTGCTGGAACTACTGGTGTGAAGCAAGGATTTATGGGGGCAATTAGAATTTTGACTATCGCT GTGACCATTGTAGTTGTTGCTGTGCCTGAGGGACTCCCATTGGCAGTAACACTGAC GCTTGCATATTCCATGAAAAAGATGATGCGAGACAAAGCTCTG GTGAGGCGGCTCTCGTCATGTGAAACAATGGGATCAGCTACTACAATATGCAGTGATAAGACAGGAACCCTTACATTGAATAAG ATGACAGTCGTGGAAGCATATTTTGCTGGAACAAAGTTGGATCCATGTGATGATGTTAGCCAGATGTCAGACAGTGCAGCGTCACTTATTATTGAAGGAATTGCGCAGAACACAACAGGAACTGTATTTCTGCCAGAG GATGGGGGAGCAGCTGAACTTACTGGTTCGCCTACTGAAAAGGCCATTCTTTCTTGGGGCCTTAAG ATAGGGATGGATTTCGACGATGTGAGGACAAAATCTTCAGTTATTCATGTTTTTCCATTTAACTCGGAGAAGAAACGTGGCGCTGTTGCAGTACAG TTAGATGATGGTGTTCACATCCACTGGAAAGGTGCAGCTGAAATAGTGTTATCATCTTGCAAAAGCTGGCTTTCCGTCGATGGCTCTGTTCAGTCAATGAGTGCTGAGAAG CACGATGAATTCAAGAGATCAATCGAAGACATGGGAGCGAATTCATTACGCTGTGTTGCTTTTGCATACTGTTCCTTTGACATTGAAAAGATCCCAATGGAAGACATAACAAGCTGGGAGTTGCCTGAGGATGACCTGACTCTGCTTGGCATCATAGGAATAAAG GACCCCTGTCGCCCAGGTGTAAGGGATGCTGTACGCCTGTGCACTACTGCTGGTGTTAAG GTGCGCATGGTTACAGGAGATAATATTGAAACAGCTAAAGCTATAGCTCTGGAGTGTGGAATACTAGATGCAAATAGTGTTATTTCAGAGCCAGTTGTAATCGAGGGAAAAGTGTTCCGTGAGATGTCTGAAAGTGCAAGAGGAGAGGCCGCCGACAAGATAATT GTGATGGGGAGATCCTCGCCAAATGATAAACTTTTGCTTGTCCAAGCTTTAAAACGAAAAGGCCATGTTGTAGCTGTTACTGGTGATGGCACAAATGATGCCCCTGCATTGCACGAG GCCGATATAGGTCTTTCAATGGGCATTTCCGGGACAGAAGTTGCTAAAGAAAGCTCTGACATTATAATCTTGGATGATGACTTCACGTCAGTTGTCAAG gttgttcgttGGGGACGATCTGTCTACGCTAATATCCAGAAATTCATTCAGTTCCAGCTCACCGTCAATGTTGCTGCACTTGTCATTAATGTGGTTGCTGCTGTGTCCTCTGGTGATGTGCCCCTAAATGCTGTTGAG CTTCTGTGGGTGAACCTCATAATGGACACACTTGGAGCTCTTGCATTAGCAACCGAGCCTCCAACAGACAACCTTATGAAGAGAAATCCTGTTGGTCGAAG GGAACCTCTTGTTACAAATATCATGTGGAGAAACTTGTTTGTTCAG GCCCTTTACCAAGTAGCAATTCTTCTGATTTTCGATTTTGATGGAGTAAGGATTCTGCGTCTGCAGAATGAAAGCCGATCTGATGCTGAGAAGATAACAAATACTTTCATCTTCAACACATTTGTATTTTGCCAG ATCTTCAATGAGTTCAATGCACGAAAACCCGAGGAAAAGAATGTCTTCAAAGGGGTCACGAAGAATCACCTGTTCATGGGAATAATCGGTATAACGACAGTATTTCAG ATACTGATAATTCAGTTCCTGGGGAAGTTCTTCAAAATAGTGAGGCTTGGTTGGAGACTATGGTTGGTTTCAGTTGCTATCGGCCTTGTGAG TTGGCCCCTGGCTTATGTGGGTAAATTTATTCCTGTGCCCGTAAGACCTCTTCCGGACTATTTC
- the LOC100383276 gene encoding calcium-transporting ATPase 5, plasma membrane-type isoform X1 has protein sequence MAQGSSPPPPEIRSPDERAAAEDPAEAEAGEVVFDDAFDIPHKNAPHDRLRRWRQAALVLNASRRFRYTLDLKKEEEKEIIRRKIRSHAQVIRAAFLFKEAGQKDIREAYTGINLATASRSFPIELEKLNTLNRDHDSVLLQEIGGVKGLSDLLKSNLEKGVSPNEDELLQRKNVYGSNTYPRKKRKNILRFVFEACQDLTLVILMIAAAISLTLGMTTEGVDEGWYDGGSIFLAVFLVILVTATSDYRQSLQFRHLNEEKQNIQVEVVRGGKRFGASIFDLVVGDVVPLKIGDQVPADGVLISGHSLAIDESSMTGESKVVHKDQKAPFLMSGCKVADGYGSMLVTGVGTNTEWGQLMANLSEDNGEETPLQVRLNGVATFIGLVGLSVAGAVLVVLWIRYFTGHTENPDGTPQFVAGTTGVKQGFMGAIRILTIAVTIVVVAVPEGLPLAVTLTLAYSMKKMMRDKALVRRLSSCETMGSATTICSDKTGTLTLNKMTVVEAYFAGTKLDPCDDVSQMSDSAASLIIEGIAQNTTGTVFLPEDGGAAELTGSPTEKAILSWGLKIGMDFDDVRTKSSVIHVFPFNSEKKRGAVAVQLDDGVHIHWKGAAEIVLSSCKSWLSVDGSVQSMSAEKHDEFKRSIEDMGANSLRCVAFAYCSFDIEKIPMEDITSWELPEDDLTLLGIIGIKDPCRPGVRDAVRLCTTAGVKVRMVTGDNIETAKAIALECGILDANSVISEPVVIEGKVFREMSESARGEAADKIIVMGRSSPNDKLLLVQALKRKGHVVAVTGDGTNDAPALHEADIGLSMGISGTEVAKESSDIIILDDDFTSVVKVVRWGRSVYANIQKFIQFQLTVNVAALVINVVAAVSSGDVPLNAVELLWVNLIMDTLGALALATEPPTDNLMKRNPVGRREPLVTNIMWRNLFVQALYQVAILLIFDFDGVRILRLQNESRSDAEKITNTFIFNTFVFCQIFNEFNARKPEEKNVFKGVTKNHLFMGIIGITTVFQILIIQFLGKFFKIVRLGWRLWLVSVAIGLVSWPLAYVGKFIPVPVRPLPDYFKPRCCWKPPRRDEEEGGQS, from the exons ATGGCGCAggggagttcgccgccgccgccggagatCCGCTCGCCGGACGAGCGGGCCGCGGCGGAGGACcccgccgaggcggaggcgggggAGGTGGTCTTCGACGACGCGTTCGACATACCCCATAAGAACGCTCCGCACGACCGGTTGCGCCGGTGGAGG CAAGCTGCTCTTGTTCTTAATGCTTCACGACGTTTTAGATATACTCTTGACCTTAAAAAGGAGGAAGAGAAAGAGATTATAAGGAGGAAGATCCGGTCCCATGCGCAAGTTATACGG GCAGCATTTCTTTTCAAAGAAGCTGGGCAAAAAGATATCAGAG AAGCTTATACTGGTATAAATCTTGCAACGGCCTCTCGCAGTTTTCCAATTGAACTGGAAAAGCTTAACACATTAAACAGGGACCATGACAGTGTTCTTCTTCAAGAAATTGGAGGA GTTAAGGGATTGTCAGATTTGTTGAAGAGTAATTTAGAGAAGGGAGTTAGTCCAAATGAGGATGAATTATTACAAAGGAAGAATGTATATGGATCAAATACATATCCAcgcaagaagagaaaaaacataCTG CGTTTTGTATTTGAAGCTTGCCAAGATTTAACTCTTGTCATTCTGATGATAGCTGCTGCCATATCACTAACATTGGGTATGACTACAGAG GGTGTTGATGAAGGATGGTATGATGGCGGAAGTATCTTTTTAGCCGTTTTTCTTGTGATACTTGTTACTG CAACAAGTGATTATAGGCAATCTCTACAGTTTCGACATCTGAATGAGGAGAAACAGAACATACAAGTGGAG GTTGTTAGAGGTGGTAAAAGATTTGGAGCTTCAATCTTTGACCTTGTTGTTGGTGATGTAGTTCCTCTCAAAATTGGTGATCAA GTTCCTGCTGATGGTGTCCTGATATCTGGCCATTCTCTTGCAATAGATGAATCAAGTATGACTGGAGAGTCAAAAGTT GTCCACAAGGATCAAAAGGCACCATTCTTGATGTCTGGTTGCAAGGTTGCAGATGGCTATGGTTCTATGTTG GTAACAGGGGTGGGTACAAATACTGAATGGGGTCAGTTGATGGCTAACCTTTCAGAAGATAATGGTGAAGAAACACCATTACAG GTTCGCTTGAATGGTGTTGCAACTTTTATTGGTTTGGTGGGCTTGTCTGTTGCTGGTGCAGTACTTGTTGTGCTTTGGATAAG GTATTTTACTGGACATACCGAAAATCCTGATGGGACACCTCAATTTGTTGCTGGAACTACTGGTGTGAAGCAAGGATTTATGGGGGCAATTAGAATTTTGACTATCGCT GTGACCATTGTAGTTGTTGCTGTGCCTGAGGGACTCCCATTGGCAGTAACACTGAC GCTTGCATATTCCATGAAAAAGATGATGCGAGACAAAGCTCTG GTGAGGCGGCTCTCGTCATGTGAAACAATGGGATCAGCTACTACAATATGCAGTGATAAGACAGGAACCCTTACATTGAATAAG ATGACAGTCGTGGAAGCATATTTTGCTGGAACAAAGTTGGATCCATGTGATGATGTTAGCCAGATGTCAGACAGTGCAGCGTCACTTATTATTGAAGGAATTGCGCAGAACACAACAGGAACTGTATTTCTGCCAGAG GATGGGGGAGCAGCTGAACTTACTGGTTCGCCTACTGAAAAGGCCATTCTTTCTTGGGGCCTTAAG ATAGGGATGGATTTCGACGATGTGAGGACAAAATCTTCAGTTATTCATGTTTTTCCATTTAACTCGGAGAAGAAACGTGGCGCTGTTGCAGTACAG TTAGATGATGGTGTTCACATCCACTGGAAAGGTGCAGCTGAAATAGTGTTATCATCTTGCAAAAGCTGGCTTTCCGTCGATGGCTCTGTTCAGTCAATGAGTGCTGAGAAG CACGATGAATTCAAGAGATCAATCGAAGACATGGGAGCGAATTCATTACGCTGTGTTGCTTTTGCATACTGTTCCTTTGACATTGAAAAGATCCCAATGGAAGACATAACAAGCTGGGAGTTGCCTGAGGATGACCTGACTCTGCTTGGCATCATAGGAATAAAG GACCCCTGTCGCCCAGGTGTAAGGGATGCTGTACGCCTGTGCACTACTGCTGGTGTTAAG GTGCGCATGGTTACAGGAGATAATATTGAAACAGCTAAAGCTATAGCTCTGGAGTGTGGAATACTAGATGCAAATAGTGTTATTTCAGAGCCAGTTGTAATCGAGGGAAAAGTGTTCCGTGAGATGTCTGAAAGTGCAAGAGGAGAGGCCGCCGACAAGATAATT GTGATGGGGAGATCCTCGCCAAATGATAAACTTTTGCTTGTCCAAGCTTTAAAACGAAAAGGCCATGTTGTAGCTGTTACTGGTGATGGCACAAATGATGCCCCTGCATTGCACGAG GCCGATATAGGTCTTTCAATGGGCATTTCCGGGACAGAAGTTGCTAAAGAAAGCTCTGACATTATAATCTTGGATGATGACTTCACGTCAGTTGTCAAG gttgttcgttGGGGACGATCTGTCTACGCTAATATCCAGAAATTCATTCAGTTCCAGCTCACCGTCAATGTTGCTGCACTTGTCATTAATGTGGTTGCTGCTGTGTCCTCTGGTGATGTGCCCCTAAATGCTGTTGAG CTTCTGTGGGTGAACCTCATAATGGACACACTTGGAGCTCTTGCATTAGCAACCGAGCCTCCAACAGACAACCTTATGAAGAGAAATCCTGTTGGTCGAAG GGAACCTCTTGTTACAAATATCATGTGGAGAAACTTGTTTGTTCAG GCCCTTTACCAAGTAGCAATTCTTCTGATTTTCGATTTTGATGGAGTAAGGATTCTGCGTCTGCAGAATGAAAGCCGATCTGATGCTGAGAAGATAACAAATACTTTCATCTTCAACACATTTGTATTTTGCCAG ATCTTCAATGAGTTCAATGCACGAAAACCCGAGGAAAAGAATGTCTTCAAAGGGGTCACGAAGAATCACCTGTTCATGGGAATAATCGGTATAACGACAGTATTTCAG ATACTGATAATTCAGTTCCTGGGGAAGTTCTTCAAAATAGTGAGGCTTGGTTGGAGACTATGGTTGGTTTCAGTTGCTATCGGCCTTGTGAG TTGGCCCCTGGCTTATGTGGGTAAATTTATTCCTGTGCCCGTAAGACCTCTTCCGGACTATTTC
- the LOC100383276 gene encoding calcium-transporting ATPase 5, plasma membrane-type isoform X2 — MRKLYGISFQRSWAKRYQSFPIELEKLNTLNRDHDSVLLQEIGGVKGLSDLLKSNLEKGVSPNEDELLQRKNVYGSNTYPRKKRKNILRFVFEACQDLTLVILMIAAAISLTLGMTTEGVDEGWYDGGSIFLAVFLVILVTATSDYRQSLQFRHLNEEKQNIQVEVVRGGKRFGASIFDLVVGDVVPLKIGDQVPADGVLISGHSLAIDESSMTGESKVVHKDQKAPFLMSGCKVADGYGSMLVTGVGTNTEWGQLMANLSEDNGEETPLQVRLNGVATFIGLVGLSVAGAVLVVLWIRYFTGHTENPDGTPQFVAGTTGVKQGFMGAIRILTIAVTIVVVAVPEGLPLAVTLTLAYSMKKMMRDKALVRRLSSCETMGSATTICSDKTGTLTLNKMTVVEAYFAGTKLDPCDDVSQMSDSAASLIIEGIAQNTTGTVFLPEDGGAAELTGSPTEKAILSWGLKIGMDFDDVRTKSSVIHVFPFNSEKKRGAVAVQLDDGVHIHWKGAAEIVLSSCKSWLSVDGSVQSMSAEKHDEFKRSIEDMGANSLRCVAFAYCSFDIEKIPMEDITSWELPEDDLTLLGIIGIKDPCRPGVRDAVRLCTTAGVKVRMVTGDNIETAKAIALECGILDANSVISEPVVIEGKVFREMSESARGEAADKIIVMGRSSPNDKLLLVQALKRKGHVVAVTGDGTNDAPALHEADIGLSMGISGTEVAKESSDIIILDDDFTSVVKVVRWGRSVYANIQKFIQFQLTVNVAALVINVVAAVSSGDVPLNAVELLWVNLIMDTLGALALATEPPTDNLMKRNPVGRREPLVTNIMWRNLFVQALYQVAILLIFDFDGVRILRLQNESRSDAEKITNTFIFNTFVFCQIFNEFNARKPEEKNVFKGVTKNHLFMGIIGITTVFQILIIQFLGKFFKIVRLGWRLWLVSVAIGLVSWPLAYVGKFIPVPVRPLPDYFKPRCCWKPPRRDEEEGGQS, encoded by the exons ATGCGCAAGTTATACGG CATTTCTTTTCAAAGAAGCTGGGCAAAAAGATATCAGAG TTTTCCAATTGAACTGGAAAAGCTTAACACATTAAACAGGGACCATGACAGTGTTCTTCTTCAAGAAATTGGAGGA GTTAAGGGATTGTCAGATTTGTTGAAGAGTAATTTAGAGAAGGGAGTTAGTCCAAATGAGGATGAATTATTACAAAGGAAGAATGTATATGGATCAAATACATATCCAcgcaagaagagaaaaaacataCTG CGTTTTGTATTTGAAGCTTGCCAAGATTTAACTCTTGTCATTCTGATGATAGCTGCTGCCATATCACTAACATTGGGTATGACTACAGAG GGTGTTGATGAAGGATGGTATGATGGCGGAAGTATCTTTTTAGCCGTTTTTCTTGTGATACTTGTTACTG CAACAAGTGATTATAGGCAATCTCTACAGTTTCGACATCTGAATGAGGAGAAACAGAACATACAAGTGGAG GTTGTTAGAGGTGGTAAAAGATTTGGAGCTTCAATCTTTGACCTTGTTGTTGGTGATGTAGTTCCTCTCAAAATTGGTGATCAA GTTCCTGCTGATGGTGTCCTGATATCTGGCCATTCTCTTGCAATAGATGAATCAAGTATGACTGGAGAGTCAAAAGTT GTCCACAAGGATCAAAAGGCACCATTCTTGATGTCTGGTTGCAAGGTTGCAGATGGCTATGGTTCTATGTTG GTAACAGGGGTGGGTACAAATACTGAATGGGGTCAGTTGATGGCTAACCTTTCAGAAGATAATGGTGAAGAAACACCATTACAG GTTCGCTTGAATGGTGTTGCAACTTTTATTGGTTTGGTGGGCTTGTCTGTTGCTGGTGCAGTACTTGTTGTGCTTTGGATAAG GTATTTTACTGGACATACCGAAAATCCTGATGGGACACCTCAATTTGTTGCTGGAACTACTGGTGTGAAGCAAGGATTTATGGGGGCAATTAGAATTTTGACTATCGCT GTGACCATTGTAGTTGTTGCTGTGCCTGAGGGACTCCCATTGGCAGTAACACTGAC GCTTGCATATTCCATGAAAAAGATGATGCGAGACAAAGCTCTG GTGAGGCGGCTCTCGTCATGTGAAACAATGGGATCAGCTACTACAATATGCAGTGATAAGACAGGAACCCTTACATTGAATAAG ATGACAGTCGTGGAAGCATATTTTGCTGGAACAAAGTTGGATCCATGTGATGATGTTAGCCAGATGTCAGACAGTGCAGCGTCACTTATTATTGAAGGAATTGCGCAGAACACAACAGGAACTGTATTTCTGCCAGAG GATGGGGGAGCAGCTGAACTTACTGGTTCGCCTACTGAAAAGGCCATTCTTTCTTGGGGCCTTAAG ATAGGGATGGATTTCGACGATGTGAGGACAAAATCTTCAGTTATTCATGTTTTTCCATTTAACTCGGAGAAGAAACGTGGCGCTGTTGCAGTACAG TTAGATGATGGTGTTCACATCCACTGGAAAGGTGCAGCTGAAATAGTGTTATCATCTTGCAAAAGCTGGCTTTCCGTCGATGGCTCTGTTCAGTCAATGAGTGCTGAGAAG CACGATGAATTCAAGAGATCAATCGAAGACATGGGAGCGAATTCATTACGCTGTGTTGCTTTTGCATACTGTTCCTTTGACATTGAAAAGATCCCAATGGAAGACATAACAAGCTGGGAGTTGCCTGAGGATGACCTGACTCTGCTTGGCATCATAGGAATAAAG GACCCCTGTCGCCCAGGTGTAAGGGATGCTGTACGCCTGTGCACTACTGCTGGTGTTAAG GTGCGCATGGTTACAGGAGATAATATTGAAACAGCTAAAGCTATAGCTCTGGAGTGTGGAATACTAGATGCAAATAGTGTTATTTCAGAGCCAGTTGTAATCGAGGGAAAAGTGTTCCGTGAGATGTCTGAAAGTGCAAGAGGAGAGGCCGCCGACAAGATAATT GTGATGGGGAGATCCTCGCCAAATGATAAACTTTTGCTTGTCCAAGCTTTAAAACGAAAAGGCCATGTTGTAGCTGTTACTGGTGATGGCACAAATGATGCCCCTGCATTGCACGAG GCCGATATAGGTCTTTCAATGGGCATTTCCGGGACAGAAGTTGCTAAAGAAAGCTCTGACATTATAATCTTGGATGATGACTTCACGTCAGTTGTCAAG gttgttcgttGGGGACGATCTGTCTACGCTAATATCCAGAAATTCATTCAGTTCCAGCTCACCGTCAATGTTGCTGCACTTGTCATTAATGTGGTTGCTGCTGTGTCCTCTGGTGATGTGCCCCTAAATGCTGTTGAG CTTCTGTGGGTGAACCTCATAATGGACACACTTGGAGCTCTTGCATTAGCAACCGAGCCTCCAACAGACAACCTTATGAAGAGAAATCCTGTTGGTCGAAG GGAACCTCTTGTTACAAATATCATGTGGAGAAACTTGTTTGTTCAG GCCCTTTACCAAGTAGCAATTCTTCTGATTTTCGATTTTGATGGAGTAAGGATTCTGCGTCTGCAGAATGAAAGCCGATCTGATGCTGAGAAGATAACAAATACTTTCATCTTCAACACATTTGTATTTTGCCAG ATCTTCAATGAGTTCAATGCACGAAAACCCGAGGAAAAGAATGTCTTCAAAGGGGTCACGAAGAATCACCTGTTCATGGGAATAATCGGTATAACGACAGTATTTCAG ATACTGATAATTCAGTTCCTGGGGAAGTTCTTCAAAATAGTGAGGCTTGGTTGGAGACTATGGTTGGTTTCAGTTGCTATCGGCCTTGTGAG TTGGCCCCTGGCTTATGTGGGTAAATTTATTCCTGTGCCCGTAAGACCTCTTCCGGACTATTTC